The genomic interval CGGCCGGCACCACGTCCTGCATCTTCGGCAGGTGGATCTGGCGGGCGTTGGGGTCGTCCAGTTCCAGGTCAGGCCGGCGCGCGGCGATCGCGAGCGCGCCGAGGTAGAGGGCGGCCAGCACCGCGGCGACGACCGGTCCGGCGAGACCGGGGGCGGCCGCACGCAGCGCGCCGACGGCCCAGATCGCGCCGTAGAAGACGGCGCCGGCGGCGACGAAGCCGATTGCCACTTTGAGGAACATCTGCAGCAGGCTCTTCGACTCCCCCAGCGCCGGCATGTCGTTCTTCAGCGCCTCGAGGTGCACGATGTAGATCAGCGCGATGTAGGAGATCACCGCCGGGATGAGCGCGTGCTTGATCACCTCGACATAGGAGATGCCGACGAACTCGACCATCAGGAAGGCGGCGGCGCCCATCACCGGCGGCATGATCTGGCCGTTGACCGACGAGGCGACCTCGACCGCGCCGGCCTTCTCGGCGCTGAACCCGACGCGCTTCATCAGCGGGATGGTGAAGGTGCCGGTGGTGACCACGTTGGCGATCGAGGAGCCGGAGATCAGGCCGGTCGCGCCCGAGCCGACGACGGCGGCCTTGGCCGGCCCACCGCGCAGGTGGCCGAGGCCGGCGAAGGCCATCTGGATGAAGTAGTTGCCGGCGCCGGCCTTGTCGAGCAGTGCGCCGAACAGGACGAACAGGAATACGAAGGCGGTCGACACGCCGAGCGGGATGCCGAACACGCCCTCGGTGCTCAGCCACTGGGCGTTGACGATGGCGGTGAAGGAACGGCCCTCGTGCTCGATCAGTTCAGGAATGAGCCAGCCTTGGCCGAAATAGGAATAGGCGAGGAAGATGGAGGCGACCACCGTGAGTGCCGGGCCGAGCGCGCGACGCGATGCTTCCAGCAGCACCAGAATGCCGATCGAGCCGACGACGATCTGGGTCTGGGTCGGCAGGCCCTCGCGGGCCGAGGCCGAGATCTCGCGCGCGAACCAGAACACGTACAGGGCGCAGCCGCCGGCGGCGAGGGCGAGCGCCCAGTCGTAGAGCGGGACGTGACGGCGCGGCGCGTTCCTGTAGGCGGGATAGGCGAGGAAGGCCAGGAACAGGGCCAGCGCCAGGTGCATCGGGCGGGTTTCGGCCGAACCGAGGATCTTCAGGAAGTCCAGCGACTGGGCGAACCAGAACTGCGGTTCGGCGATCCAGATCTGGAACAGGGACCAGAACAGCGCGATGCCCGCGATCAGCAGCGCGACGGGCCGGCTGGTCGGCGCGCGCGCGCCGGAATCGGTGCTGGCGACCAGGTCCTGGAGTTCGTCTTCGGTGAACTGGCGCCCCTGCGGCGCATTCTGATCCGTCATCGGGGCGCTCCCGGCACTGCGGTTGGTCGATCCGGCGCCCGTCCGCGGCGCCGCGGACGGACGCGGGCCGCCGGCGGCGCCCGCGTCCGTCGCGCTCAGCCTAGTTGAGCAGGCCCGCTTCGCGGTAGTAGCGCTCCGCGCCCGGATGCAGCGGCGCCGAGTTGCCGTCGGTGACCATCGCCTTGGGGTCGAGGTTGGCGAGCGCCGGATGCAGGCTCTTGAACTGGTCGAGGTTCTCGAACACAGACTTGACCACCGCATAGACCACGTCGTCCGGCACCTCTGCGGAGGACACGAAGGTCGCGCCGACACCGAAGGTGGTCACGTCCGCGTCTGTGCCGCGATACATGCCGCCCGGGATGACCGCGGTGCGGTAGAACGGATTGTCGGCGATCAGCGTGTCGATCGCCTCGCCGGTGACGTTGACCAGCACCGCGTCGCAGGAGGTGGTCGCTTCCTGGATCGCGCCGGAGGGGTGGCCGACGGTGTAGACCATGGCGTCGACGTTGTTGTCGCACAGGGCGGCGGCCTGTTCGGCCGGCGGCAGTTCGGAGGCGACCGAGAAGTCGCCGGTGGTCCAACCCTTGGCCGCCAGCACCACGTCCATCGTGCCGCGCTGGCCGGAGCCCGGGTTGCCGATGTTGACGCGCTTGCCCTTCATGTCGTCGAAGTCCTTGATCCCGGAATCGGCGCGAGCGACTACGGTGAAAGGTTCTGGGTGCAGCGAGAAGACCGCGCGCAGGCCCTCGAAGGCGCCGCCTTCCTCGAAGCGGGAGGAGCCGTTGTAGGCATGGTACTGCCAGTCGGACTGGGCGACGCCGAATTCCAGCTCGCCCGAGCGGATGGCGTTGATGTTGAAGATCGAGCCGCCGGTCGATTCCACGCCGCAGCGGATGCCGTGCTCGGCGCGACCGCGGTTCACCAGGCTGCAAATCGCGCCGCCCGCCGGATAGTAGACGCCGGTCACGCCGCCGGTGCCGATCGAGATGAAGCTCTGCTCGGCGGCCGAAACGGCACCGGTCATCAGGGCGAGCGCGGTGGTCGCCCCCAGGATCGTTCTTTTCATGACATTACCTCCTGTTGCTTGAAACTGGTCACATGCGTAAAGGCCAGCTAAGCCTCTCTCGGGATCCCTCTGTGCGATAGAATACAAATGTGTTGTAATCGTCAACTCGCCAAATCGAATGTGTTATCTTGCGCTCGTCGCAACGGTGCGGAGGAGAATGCGGCCCGATGACGGACAGCCTGCCGAGGGAGACCGGCGCCGACGCCTGCCGGTGTCCCGAGACCATGCCGGCTCTGCGCCAGTGCCTTGCCGGCCTGGCCACCGACGCGCCGCCGCAACTGGCCAAGCTCGCCCACTGGCTGATCGATCGGCCGGAAGAGATCGCCTTCAATTCGGTGCGCATGCTCGCTGCCCTCGCCGACTGCAACGCCAACACGGTCGTGCGTCTTGCCCGCACGCTCGGTCACACCGGCTACGATCCCTTGCGTGCGGCCGTGCAGGAGATGCTGCGGACGCCGCCGTCCGGCTATGCGGCGCGGGCAGCGGCGCTGGCGACCCGGGGCGCGGCCGACGTCTTTGCGGAAATGAAGTCGGCCGCCCACGCCAACATCGACCTGCTGTTCACGCCCGAACTGTCGGCCGGGCTGTCGGAGTGCATCGACGCGCTGCTCAACGCCCGCCAGGTCCACTGCATCGGCGTGCGCAGCTGTTTCGCCGTCGCCCACTACTTCACCTATGTCGGCGCGATGGCCTTTCCCAATATCCGTCCCGCGCCGGGCCAGCCGGGCCAGATCCTCGACACGCTGTCTGCCTGCACGCCCGACGATGTGGTCATCGCCGTCTCCTATGAGGACTATTCGCTTGAGGTCGTGCGCGGCTGCCAGATCGCGCGGGAAAGCGGCGCGCGCGTGCTGGCGCTGACCGACAGCTATGCCTCGCCGATCGCCGAGGGCGCCTGGCAGGTGATCCGTCTGCCGATGGCCGGTCCGCACTTGCTGCCCTCGCTGGTGACCGCCTTCCACCTGGTCGAACTGCTGCTGGCCGAGCTTTCCGCGCGCGATCCGAAGACGGAGGCGCGCGTGCGCGATTTCGAGGCGCGCCTGCTCCACTACGGCGGCTACGTCCGGCGCGGCCAGGCCGACCGGTAGTCCGGGCCGGCCGCGCCAGCAGGTCTCCAGCCGGCTTCCGGCGGGTCTTCGGCAGGAAGCCGGCGAGTCTCAGGAGGGAAGTGGGACGGTCTCAGGTGTCGGTCGAAACAGGCTCACGATCCCGGCACGAGGGCCTGTTCGTGGCGCTTGATCTGGTGTCTAAGTGTCTCGAATTCTTTGCGAATATGCCTGGAGAAGGTGTCGACGGCCGGCGCGTTGGGGGCGCCCGTCAGGCGTAGCAGGCCGAGTGCCCGGTCCGGATGCGGAATCCGGAACGGCAAGGCAGATATCCCCCGGTCGCGGTGGAACGCGAAAACCGCGCCATGGGGGAGTATCGTCAGCGCGTCGGTCCGCGTCATGTAGGTGAGCACGCTGGCGAGCGAGCCGCCGGAGTAGCGGATCTTGATCCCGCTCACCCCGAGCGACAGCAGGATGGCGTGCAGGTCGGCGTGCAGCGGGCTGTCGGGGGGCGGCGCGATCCAGGGAAAGTCCAGTAGATCCAGGGCTTTGGGATCCGGCTTGGCGAGCAGGGGATGAGTCGCGGCGCAGGCGATGACGTTGCGGCCCGGCAGCAGTTCCTGGAACGTCAGGCCCGAGCCCTCGTCCAGGAGGTCGATCGGGCAGACGGCGAGATCGATGCGGTCGCTTTCCAGCGCCGCCCGCAGGTCGGCCAGGTAACCATAGGACTGGTCGATGCGCACGTCCGGGCACAGGGTCTGGAAATCGGCCGCCATCCCCGAAATCAGCGCGTCCATGAAGAACGGCGTGCCGCCGATGCGCACCACACCGGCTTCGCCTCGCCGGAAATTCACCAATGTTTCCGATGCTTTGCGCGACGCGGCACGCATCGTCTGGCCGTGCTCGGCGAGTGCCCGGCCGAGCGGGGTCGGCTGCAACGGCCGGTGCCCCTTGAGGAACAGAGGTTCTCCCAGCCGCCTTTCCAGCATCGCCAGGGTCCGCGACACGGCGGGCTGCGACAGGCCGAGCAGCGCCGCGCCCTCGGTGACGCTGCCGGCCTGGACCACGGCGGCGAGCTGGATCAGGTGCCGTTCGTCGAGTTTCATAGCGATCTGCTATATAAAATCAAAAAGAAATCATCAATCGATACGCGTCACCCTGCTATCCTTGCCTTCGGACCGTTCGTTGTCCGATCCTTCTGACCAACCGAAACCCACCGCCTGGCCGAATGCCGGCTGCGGGTTCGGCGTCGACCTTATCCCCGGGCGCGCAAGCCGGAGACCTGACGATGATCGCTCCCTTCACCTACACCGGCAATCCGGCCAAAATCGTGTTCGGCCCCGGCCAGCGCGACGGCGTGGCGGGATGGATGGACAAGATCGGCTGCGCCCGCGCGCTGATCCTGTCCACCCCCGCGCAGCGGGCGGAGGCCGAGGCGCTCGCGGGTCGGCTGGGGGACAAGGCCGTCGGCGTCTTTGCCGGCGCCGCCATGCATACCCCTGTGGAGGTGACCGAATCCGCCCTGGAGCAGGTGCGCGCCGTCTCTGCCGACTGTGTGGTAGCCCTCGGCGGCGGCTCGACCACCGGCCTCGGTAAGGCCATCGCCTATCGCACGGATATCCCGCAGATCGTGATCGCAACCACCTATGCCGGATCGGAGGTGACGCCGATCCTCGGCCAGACCGAGAACGGCGTGAAGACCACCGTCCGCGATCCGAGCATCCTGCCGGAAGTGGTCATCTACGATCCGGACCTTACCCTCGGCCTGCCGCTCGCCATGAGCGTGACCAGCGGCCTCAACGCCATGGCCCACGCCGCCGAAGGGCTCTATGCGCAGGACCGCAACCCGGTCTCGACGCTGATGGCGGCCGAGGGCCTGCGCGCCTTCCGCGACGCCCTGCCGGTCATCGTCCGCGATCCGGCCAATGCCGAGGCGCGCGGCGAGGCGCTCTACGGCGCCTGGCTGTGCGGCACCGTGCTCGGCACCGTCGGCATGGCGCTGCACCACAAGATCTGCCACACGCTCGGCGGCAGCTTCGACACCCCGCATGCGGAAACCCATGCGATCCTGCTGCCGCACACGATCGGCTACAACGCCGGTGCCGTACCGGAGCTGCTGGCACCGGTCTCTGCCGTCTTCGGCGGGTCGCCCGGGGCGGCACTGTTCGATTTCGCCGCGTCGATCGGGGCGCCGTCGGCGCTCAGGGACCTTGGCCTGAGCGAGGCCGACCTCGACCGGGCGGCGGATCTGGCCGTGCGCAATCCGTACTGGAATCCGCGCCCGATCGATCGCGAGTCGATCCGCGCGCTGCTGCAGGATGCTTGGGAAGGGCGCCGCCCTGCCGTCTAGGTAATTGATTTTCTTGGGATGAATCGAGGTGGACAGCAGGGGCTGCGCCGCCGGAATCGCGAGGACTGAAGCGCAATGAGCGAGCACGAGACGGGCTATTTCACGGAGGAAACCTCCATCGAGGTCGTCACCGGCCGTAACCGCTCGGCCTCGGACGAGCGCCTGAAGCAGGTCATGGAGGTCGTCACCCGCAAGCTGCACGAGGCGGTCAAGGAGCTCGAGCCGACCCAGGAGGAATGGTTCGAGGCGATCCGCTTCCTGACCGAAACCGGGCACCTGTGCAACGAATGGCGGCAGGAGTTCATCCTGCTGTCGGACGTGCTCGGCGTGTCGATGCTGGTCGACGCCATCAACAACCGCAAGCCGTCGGGCGCCTCGGAAAGCACGGTGCTCGGGCCGTTCCATGTCGCCGACGCGCCGCTGCGCGCAATGGGGGATAACATCTGCCTCGACCAGAAGGGCGAGGACATGCTTGTCCGCGGCCGCATCCTCGACACCGACGGCCGCCCGATCGCCGGCGCGATCCTCGACGTCTGGCAAGCCAACGACGAAGGCTTCTACGACGTCCAGCAGAAGGGCATCCAGCCGGACTTCAATCTGCGCGGTGTGTTCCGCACGGGCGCGGACGGCTGCTACTGGTTCCGTGCGGTGAAGCCGAAGTTCTATTCGATCCCCGACGACGGCACGGTCGGCAAGTTGTTGCGGCGTCTCGGCCGGCATCCGTTCCGGCCGGCGCACCTGCACTACATGATCAAGGCCGACGGCTTCGAGACGCTGATCACGCACATCTTCGATCCGGACGATCCTTACATCGGCTCGGATGCTGTGTTCGGCGTCAAGGCGAGCCTGCTGGCCGCCTTCAAGAGCATTGACGATCCGACCCGTGCCGCCGAACTCGGCTTTGCGGGGCGCTTCTGGGAGGTGGAGCACGACTTCGTGCTGGCGCGGTCGGCCGGGTCCTGAGAGCGTCTGCGGCCGCCGGCGGCCGCACCGGACGGCGTCGGCGTGCCTCCCGGTCCGGGGTGTCCGAAACGAAAAGCGATCGCTCCGCGTCACGGAATGTCTTGGCGGTCAGAGGTCGATTTTGCTTCCCTCGCGGCCTCGGATCTCTCCTTCCTTGAAACGCGGACGGTGCGTCAGGACATGCTCAACCTCGCAATCTTCGGTTCCGGCCGCTGGGCCGAACGGCTCGTCGGCTCGGTCCAGGGCAAAAGCGACAGGGTCGCCTTCAAGGCCGCTGCCAGCCGCACTCCCGATGCGCACCGGGACTTCGGCGAGGAGTTCGGTCTTGCGGTCGTCAGCCGCGACGAGGCCATCGCCGATCCGGCAATCGATGCGGTGGTGATCGCAACGGCCCATTCCGATCATCGCGACCTGGCGGTGAGCGCCGCAGCGGCGGGCAAGCATGTCTTCGTCGAAAAGCCGCTGGCGCTGACCAGCGCCGACGCCAGGGCGATGATCCAGGCCTGCGACAAGGCCGGCGTGGTGATCGCCCACGGCTTCAACCGCCGCTTCGCTCCGGCCTACCAGGACATGCTGAGGCGCCTGTACGGCTCCGAGATCGGCGAGCTGCTGCACCTGGAAGGCCAGTTCTCCGGTCCTTCCGGCTACATGCTCAAGCCCGGCATGTGGCGGGCGGAGCGGGCCGAGTGTCCGGCCGGCGCCATGACGGCGCGCGGCATCCACGCTCTCGACGCCATGATCGCCATGGCCGGCCCGGTGAAGACCGTCTATTGCCACAGCGAGACCCGTGTCCTGCCGGTCGACGTCGACGACGTGACCTCCGCCCTGCTGCGCTTCGCCAGCGGGGCGACCGGCTACATCGCGTCCCACCATGCCACCGGCGAGATCTGGCGGCTCCAGGTCTATGGCTCCAAGGGCTGGATGGAGATGCGCGGCGACGGCGACCTGCTTATCCGCACGCTCGGCAACGAGCCCGAGGCCATTGCCATGGCTCCGCTCGACAAGGAACGGGCGGAACTCGAGGCCTTTGCCGATGCGGTTGCCGGCAGCCGCCCGTATCCGGTCACCAATGCCCAGGCGCTCAACGGCATCGCGGTCATCGAGGCGATGGTCGCTTCGGCGGTCTCTGGCGCGCCGCAATCGATCCGTTAGCCTCCACACACTCCGTCCGACTTGCATGCGCCGGCGCTGCAGGAATAATGGGATTCGTCAGGGTGGCGAGCTTGGAAGGCGCAAACGCGGGCCATGCACATCAACGACCGGCAACTGCGGTATTTCGTGAAAGTTGCCGAGACCGGGAACATGACCCGGGCGGCTGCCCTCCTGCGTGTCGCCCAGCCGGCGCTCGGGATCCAGATCCGTCAGCTCGAAGAATCGCTCGGCGTGCCGCTGTTCGATCGCCATTCCCGCGGCGTGTCGATGACGCCCGCGGGGCAACGGCTCCATGAACGGGCCTGCACCATCCTGCGGCTGATGGAAGAGGCGGAAAGCGAGATACGCAGCTTCGGCGAAAGCCGTCGGGAAACGCTTACCTTCGGCGTCACACCCAGCATCATGCGCCTGGTCGGCAGCGAGATCCTGACCGCCGTGCGCCGCGACCTGCCGGACGTCCATCTGTGTCTGATCGAGGAAACGAGTTCGGTCCTCGAAGGCAGCCTGCAACGCGAGGAGGTCGATCTGGCGCTGACCTACCAGCTGCCGGCCGGCACGCCGCTCAACAACACGCCGCTCCTGGTGGAAGACCTGCTCCTGGTCGCCCATCCCGATCAGGCTCCCGTGAGCGATGTCATGGCCTTCTCCGACGTCCTCGACATGGAACTGGTGCTCGCCCATGGTCGCGACCCGATCCGCATTCTGGTGGAGGAGGCAGCTCGCGAGATGGGCCGGCCGGTCAAGGTAGCCTACGAGGTGCAGTCCCTGCAGGCGACCCAGCGGGTGGTTCTGGAAGGCGCGGCGGCCGGCGTCCTGCCTTATGGCACGGTCGCCCAGGAACTGGCGAGCGGCAAGCTGAAGGCCTGCCGCATCGTCGAGCCGCACCTGCGCCGGACGCTCTATCTGGCCCGCCCGTCCGGGCGCGCGCCCTTTGCCAACGAGGACGGCATCATGAAGCTGATGCGCTCGGTGGTAAAGCAGCTCGCGCTCGACCTGGAAGACCTGGCCGAGCTCTGCGAAACGGGCACCGAGAAGGCCCAGGCCATTTCCGGACGTACACCCTAGATCACGACGCTTTCGAACGTGCTCGGATGGAACAGCTCTTCCGGCTGAACCTGGCGCGGCGACAGTCCCTGCGCATGGTGATGGCGCAGGAAGGTTTCGAGCACGTGGCGGTTGTTGTGGAAGCCGTAGGACCAGTAGTCGGCTCCCATCAGCTTGCGGGCATCGTGCACCTGTTCCTCGACGAAAGGCAGCATGACCTTGGTTGCGGAGGTGTCCGAAAGATGCTCCGCGCATACCGCCTTCGACCGGTTGAGGGCCTTGAACAGGGTGGCGGGCAGCCAGGGATGCGCCTCGACCAGGTCCCGGCGGATGCCGACAATGTGCATGATCGGGAAGATCTTGGTGCGCCTGTAATAGTCCAGTGCGGCCGCGCGCGGGTCGTCGAACACCCAGCCGACCTTGTTGTCGTAGCCGAAGCAGGAGGGAATGCGCGGCCCGATCATGCCGTCGATCTCGCCCTTCAGCAGCAGTCCGGACAGGGTGCTGCCCTCGGGGGCGTCGGTCAGCGTCACGTCCGGGGGCAGGTCGAGCTTGATCTTCTCCGGCCGGCCCGGCTCCTCGATGCCCGCGCGCACCCATTCCACGTCGCTCGGACGCACGCCATACTCGTCCTCCATCAGCGCCCGTGCCCAGACGTTGGCGGTCAGCTGGTATTCCGGCAGGCCGATCCGCTTGCCCTTCAGGTCGGCCGGGCTGGCGATGCCGCGATCCTTGCGGACGTAGATAGAGGTGTGCCGGAAGGCGCGCGAGGGATAGACCGGAATGCCGACATAGGGGCAGTCGTCGAGCGCCGTCTTGACCGTGTAGGAACTGAGCGACAGCTCGCAGATGTCGAAGTCCGCATGGCGGAAGGCGCGGAAGAAGATCTCTTCGGGACACAGCCGCAGGAACACCGGATCGACGCCGTCGATCCTGACGTCGCCGTTGAACATGGGGCGCACCCGGTCGTAGTCGCCGATGGCAATGGACAGACGCAAATCACTCATCAAATGGGCCTCGCTTGGACGGATGGTTGGCTCGGCCGGACGCTGCGCAAGGCGCTCCGGCCATGACTTCACAGATCGGTTCTCGGGGTCATGCCATCCACGGCGCGCATGCGCGCGTTATAGACGGGCAACGTCAGGCCGAGCACCTCGAACCGGGTGAGATACCCCAGCAGGAAGGCGTTGGCGCCGAGCAGGTAGAGCGTGCCGACATCGCCGGCGAGCACCGCCGCGCGCTCCTCTTCGGTCAAGTCGAGACCGGCCACGACCTGCTCCGGGTAATTCTGCATGGCGTAGCGGAAATTCTTGTCGTGCATGAGGTTGTGGCACATGCGGTTGACGGCGTAGATGCTCATGATCACTCCTCCGCTTCCCAGACGCCGAAGGCGTGGCCGCGTATTTCCTGGATATCGATCCAGGACGCCCGATCGTTGGCGACGGCGCCGATCATCGCGATCCAGTTGAGCAGTTCGCCGCCGACATTGCCGGCCGCCAGCATGCGTTCCTCGGACGCCTCATCAAGAAGCGTCTCGATGTCGCCGGTGAGCATCAGCTCGATCACCCGCTTCGCCCAGGGCAGGTCGGGCACGCCGTAGTTCTCGCCCGGGAACATCTTCGGCCCGGCCACGTCGAGCGAGAAGCTGCCGGTGCCGATCACCTCCACGCGGATGTCCTCCGGCCAGGACAGGATCGCCAGGCGTAGCGCCTTGCCGAAGGCATAGGCGCGCCGGGCCGACGGCATCGGCGGCAGGTGGCCGTTCAGGAAGATCGGGATGATCGGCTGCTCGAAGCCCGGCGTCAGGAAATGGAACGGCACGCAGACGGAATGGCCGACCTTGAAGTTGGTGACCAGCGCGGAATCGAAGTCGCGGGCGATCAGTTCGCGATGCAGATGCAGCGCCAGCGTCTTGTGCGAACGGATGACGCGCGGCGGCATCAGGGCGACGTCGTCCACCGGACCGTAGAAGCCGTGATCGACGCCGACCGCGAAGGTCGGATAGGTGTCGAAATAGAACGTGTTGAAATGGTCGGTGTCGATCATCAGGATGACGTCGGGCCGATGCGCCTCCAGATCGGCGCGCACCTTGCCGAAGAACGTGTTGATCTCGCCGTTCGACCCCTCCTGGGCGGCGAACCGCGGAAAATAGGGCGTATGCGGCACACCGATGCCGCCAACGATCCTGGCCATTCTTCCTCCTTCGTGTCCGGACCGTGCCGGACTGTCAGTCGTCGTGTCTCAGCCCGCCTGCGCGGCCATGATTTCCCTGAACACATGGCTGCGCAGGTGCAGGAACTGCGGGTCTTCCTTGGTGGTGATCTGGTCGCGCGCGACCGGCAGCGGCACCGTCAGGATCTCCTGCACCACGGTCGGCGACGAACTCAGCACGACGATGCGGTCGCCCAGATAGACGGACTCGTCGATGTCGTGGGTGACGAACAGGATGGTCATGCCGTAGCGTGCCTTGATCGACAGCATCAGGTCTTCCAGGTTGGCGCGCGTCTGCGCGTCGACCGAGGCGAAGGGCTCGTCCATCAGCAGGATCTCCGGCTGGTAAGCGATGGCCCGCGCGATCGAGGTGCGCTGCTGCATGCCGCCGGACAGCTGCCAGGGATAGCGGTCGATGGCGTGCGTGAGGCCAACGGCTTCAACCGCCTCCTCTACCAGCCGCGTGATCTCGGATTTGGCCAGCCCCTTGTTGCGCAACGGGAACGCCACGTTCTGGCGCACGGTCATCCAGGGAAACAGGGAGCGTGAATAGTCCTGGAACACCAGCGCCATCTGCTTGGGCGGCCGGGTGACCGTCACACCATCGAGGGCCACCCGGCCACCGGTCGGTGGCATCAGGCCGGACAGGCATTTGAGCAGGGTGGTCTTGCCGCAGCCGGATGGCCCGACGATGCAGTTGAACTCGCCCTGGGCGAATTCCACCGTGATGTCCTTGATCGCCTCGACCTGACCGAAGCTCTTGCTTAGCTGTTCGACACGAAGCACACGAACTCTCCACTTGTCAGTGCGCGGCCCGGCGGGCACTGCGGTGCCAGCGCAGCACGCGGTGCTGGATCAGGATCAGCGCCATGTTCAACGCGTAACCGAGGAGGCCGAGCAGGAGGATGCCGGCCCACATGGACGGAATGTCGAACATGCGCTTGGCCTTCCAGATGCCGAAGCCGATGCCGTTGGATGCGGCGACGAACTCGCTGATCACCATCATGATCACGGCCAGCGACAGGCTGGTCCTCAGGCCGGCGAAGATGCTCGGCAGAGCCCCGGGCAGGATGACGTGCACGAGCATGTCACGCCGGCCGATGCCGTACATCCTGGCGGTATCGCGCAGGGTCGGATCGATGCCGGATACCCCGGCGATGGTGTTGAGCAGGATCGGGAAGACGCAGACCAGGGCGATCAGCAGGACCTTGGCGCTGTCGCCGACGCCGAGGACCAGCAGCGTCAGCGGCAGCAGCGCCGGCGGTGGCAAGGCCCGGAAGAACTCCACTAGCGGCGTCACCGCCAGTCGTGTCCGACGCGACAGTCCCAGAACCGTGCCCAGGCTGACTGCGAGGGCTGCCGACAGCGCGAAGCCGGCCAGGGTGCGCCACAGGCTCGGCCAGATGTCGC from Polymorphum gilvum SL003B-26A1 carries:
- a CDS encoding TRAP transporter permease translates to MTDQNAPQGRQFTEDELQDLVASTDSGARAPTSRPVALLIAGIALFWSLFQIWIAEPQFWFAQSLDFLKILGSAETRPMHLALALFLAFLAYPAYRNAPRRHVPLYDWALALAAGGCALYVFWFAREISASAREGLPTQTQIVVGSIGILVLLEASRRALGPALTVVASIFLAYSYFGQGWLIPELIEHEGRSFTAIVNAQWLSTEGVFGIPLGVSTAFVFLFVLFGALLDKAGAGNYFIQMAFAGLGHLRGGPAKAAVVGSGATGLISGSSIANVVTTGTFTIPLMKRVGFSAEKAGAVEVASSVNGQIMPPVMGAAAFLMVEFVGISYVEVIKHALIPAVISYIALIYIVHLEALKNDMPALGESKSLLQMFLKVAIGFVAAGAVFYGAIWAVGALRAAAPGLAGPVVAAVLAALYLGALAIAARRPDLELDDPNARQIHLPKMQDVVPAGLHFLLPIVVLVWFLMVERQSPAKSAFYAVAMMLAIILTQRPIKALLRGRRDLAAEFRAGVGDLIDGLIAGARNMIGIAVATGAAGIIVATVTRTPIGTELAGLVEQLSMGNLFLMLLLVGLFSLILGLGLPTTANYIVVSSLMASVVVSLGAQEGLIVPLIAAHLFVFYFGIMADVTPPVGLASFAAAAVSGGDPIRTGFTAFFYSMRTVALPFLFIYNPALILYGVDLGTAAGMAQAALVFVTATVAMLLFAAATQGYFLARSRLYESVLLLLVAFTLFVPNFWLNRIQPAHEDLPPAAFEQELAEAEPGAEFRLRVAGPDFNTGNQTETSLQLIVADTPAPQRLAETGLMIMRDGDRLLLDEPRFGSPMQQALRGFDFYHPERKVELVALRIPAERMPKEVFYIPALLVLALVVALQRRRQTKPAF
- a CDS encoding maleylacetate reductase; translation: MIAPFTYTGNPAKIVFGPGQRDGVAGWMDKIGCARALILSTPAQRAEAEALAGRLGDKAVGVFAGAAMHTPVEVTESALEQVRAVSADCVVALGGGSTTGLGKAIAYRTDIPQIVIATTYAGSEVTPILGQTENGVKTTVRDPSILPEVVIYDPDLTLGLPLAMSVTSGLNAMAHAAEGLYAQDRNPVSTLMAAEGLRAFRDALPVIVRDPANAEARGEALYGAWLCGTVLGTVGMALHHKICHTLGGSFDTPHAETHAILLPHTIGYNAGAVPELLAPVSAVFGGSPGAALFDFAASIGAPSALRDLGLSEADLDRAADLAVRNPYWNPRPIDRESIRALLQDAWEGRRPAV
- a CDS encoding MurR/RpiR family transcriptional regulator; protein product: MTDSLPRETGADACRCPETMPALRQCLAGLATDAPPQLAKLAHWLIDRPEEIAFNSVRMLAALADCNANTVVRLARTLGHTGYDPLRAAVQEMLRTPPSGYAARAAALATRGAADVFAEMKSAAHANIDLLFTPELSAGLSECIDALLNARQVHCIGVRSCFAVAHYFTYVGAMAFPNIRPAPGQPGQILDTLSACTPDDVVIAVSYEDYSLEVVRGCQIARESGARVLALTDSYASPIAEGAWQVIRLPMAGPHLLPSLVTAFHLVELLLAELSARDPKTEARVRDFEARLLHYGGYVRRGQADR
- a CDS encoding TAXI family TRAP transporter solute-binding subunit, coding for MKRTILGATTALALMTGAVSAAEQSFISIGTGGVTGVYYPAGGAICSLVNRGRAEHGIRCGVESTGGSIFNINAIRSGELEFGVAQSDWQYHAYNGSSRFEEGGAFEGLRAVFSLHPEPFTVVARADSGIKDFDDMKGKRVNIGNPGSGQRGTMDVVLAAKGWTTGDFSVASELPPAEQAAALCDNNVDAMVYTVGHPSGAIQEATTSCDAVLVNVTGEAIDTLIADNPFYRTAVIPGGMYRGTDADVTTFGVGATFVSSAEVPDDVVYAVVKSVFENLDQFKSLHPALANLDPKAMVTDGNSAPLHPGAERYYREAGLLN
- a CDS encoding intradiol ring-cleavage dioxygenase, which translates into the protein MSEHETGYFTEETSIEVVTGRNRSASDERLKQVMEVVTRKLHEAVKELEPTQEEWFEAIRFLTETGHLCNEWRQEFILLSDVLGVSMLVDAINNRKPSGASESTVLGPFHVADAPLRAMGDNICLDQKGEDMLVRGRILDTDGRPIAGAILDVWQANDEGFYDVQQKGIQPDFNLRGVFRTGADGCYWFRAVKPKFYSIPDDGTVGKLLRRLGRHPFRPAHLHYMIKADGFETLITHIFDPDDPYIGSDAVFGVKASLLAAFKSIDDPTRAAELGFAGRFWEVEHDFVLARSAGS
- a CDS encoding LysR family transcriptional regulator, producing the protein MKLDERHLIQLAAVVQAGSVTEGAALLGLSQPAVSRTLAMLERRLGEPLFLKGHRPLQPTPLGRALAEHGQTMRAASRKASETLVNFRRGEAGVVRIGGTPFFMDALISGMAADFQTLCPDVRIDQSYGYLADLRAALESDRIDLAVCPIDLLDEGSGLTFQELLPGRNVIACAATHPLLAKPDPKALDLLDFPWIAPPPDSPLHADLHAILLSLGVSGIKIRYSGGSLASVLTYMTRTDALTILPHGAVFAFHRDRGISALPFRIPHPDRALGLLRLTGAPNAPAVDTFSRHIRKEFETLRHQIKRHEQALVPGS
- a CDS encoding Gfo/Idh/MocA family protein, which gives rise to MLNLAIFGSGRWAERLVGSVQGKSDRVAFKAAASRTPDAHRDFGEEFGLAVVSRDEAIADPAIDAVVIATAHSDHRDLAVSAAAAGKHVFVEKPLALTSADARAMIQACDKAGVVIAHGFNRRFAPAYQDMLRRLYGSEIGELLHLEGQFSGPSGYMLKPGMWRAERAECPAGAMTARGIHALDAMIAMAGPVKTVYCHSETRVLPVDVDDVTSALLRFASGATGYIASHHATGEIWRLQVYGSKGWMEMRGDGDLLIRTLGNEPEAIAMAPLDKERAELEAFADAVAGSRPYPVTNAQALNGIAVIEAMVASAVSGAPQSIR